The Lycium barbarum isolate Lr01 chromosome 11, ASM1917538v2, whole genome shotgun sequence genome contains the following window.
tgcccccagaaagccactgaagacagccagaattcacacttagaaaattttgcatataatttctgatgccggagtacccctaatactaatctcagatgatctgcgtgctccgcctcggaccgagaataaaccaggatatcatcaatgaatacaattacgaacatatccaggaatggcctgaatacccggttcgttaaatccatgaataccgcgggggcattagtaagcccaaaagatataaccctgaactcgtaatgcccatatcgggtccggaaagctgtcttagggatatcggcctctcgtactcgtacctggtggtagccggatcgaagatctatcttcgaaaaacacttagcgccctgcagttgatcaaacaaatcatcaatcctggggagggggtatttattcttaatagttaccttattcagctgccgataatcaatacacatacgcagcgacccgtctttcttacgcacaaataataccggtgctccccaaggcgaagtactgggtctgatgaaacccttatccagcaaatctttcagctgctccttcaactcctttaattctgcaggcgccattctgtacggaggaatagagataggctgagtgtctgggagtaagtcaatagagaaatctatctcccgttctggaggaagacccggaagctcgtcgggaaaaacatctagaaactcattaaccacggggactgactgaagtgtcggcgtctctgcttccaagtcttgcacccgtaccagatgataaatataaccttttctgatcattttcttcgccttaaggtacgaaataaacttacctttcggcgatgctgtattaccagcccattctatagctggctccccgggaaactggaagcgaaccaccttattctggcagtcaacattagcataacaggaagctagccaatccatacccataataacatcaaattcagtcatatctaactctaccagatctgccttagtatctcggccacatataatcacagaacagtctatataaacctgtttcgctacaataaagtcccctatcggtatggctacctcaaatggctctataggttcagacataataccaattttaccggcaacaaggggcgaaatatatgataaagtcgaacctggatcaattagtgcatacacagaccgagagaagaccaataaagtacctgtaacgacattaggagacgcctcctgatcttggcggctggccaaagcataaatgcggttcgaaggaccgctaataccagaagctccaccacggcctctgccgcgacccaccggtgctggaaaaccctgccccgtagggcgcatagccactgacgaagatgaagacccagcggctgatccggtaggctgcgctgcaccacccgaactacccttatacgggcaatctctcacagaatggccctgacgaccacaagaaaagcatgcaccggtggccctgtagcactctcccggatgatatctgccacaaagagaacactgaaccctgggtggcctcatctgaccagaacccctatctgtccgcgaacctgaaaccctggagctctggcccgctcctgaataccctgggctatcgaacctgcgacctgtaggctggggaggcgcgctctgcgccgacTGAGacgaaaatctgctaggctgctgcggctgttggggctgtctgccccgaaaatctccagatgacctggccctcttgggctgtctccgatcctggcccctgtcaggctgatgtcctcctctgccccgatcctccatgccctgggcgtgggcctgaatacgggcaatgtccataccgggctgagcagccaatactaagcagctatcaacaaaataccgatccagccccataatatatctgtgcatccggtccgccatagtagccaccacagtaggtgcatatcgggccaaggaatcaaactccaaactatagtcccggacactgcggcccttctgcctcaataataagaatctatcagatctggatcgtcgcaactctgggggcagaaaatgtccaagaaatgcctgagaaaaatcgccccaaactgctgggggagcgccgtcccctctggatagcccccatgactcgtaccagtttgccgccacatcatataaccggtacgaagctaacgcgactgactccgtctcggaagcattaatcaaatctagagtgcgtcgcatcttcctgataaactcctcaggatcctcctcgggctttgtcccgaagagttctggaggactacaagtcaaaaactcacgggctctcgaactatcacgtctgactgcccggtcacctcccagtccatgcccctgaacctgccctgccacaagtctagtcagtaactggactgcctccctcatagactgatcctcagtgcctggccgtggagctggaggctcaggtactggaactgtgggagctggcggtggagccgccccccgatctgcggctgtggccgccccaatctcctccacgagtggcggtgtagaggaaccctctgtctggggcaaagtctccggagcaatatgtgcctgggccctggtaatcctctggacccggctagtctctcccaaggctgctgacttggccttttggaccgctgttgccttttttggaggcatatctgcaaatatagccactcgttagggaggggtcatcctgataacacagctctatcgcacgatctaagacagaaagaagggtagtatcctaaatgccctgtagcctcctgtttataggtgtggtgcacaacacaccgataaacaagactttactagacacggtctgtggacaatccgaggacgaaccgctctgataccacttttgtcacgacccaaccccgtgggccgcgaccagtgccctagctgggcacctatacgtacccgatacccaaattagcatattaacaaaataatataataataatattagtggaagctacagaatttagcataaaaagcagacttggcacacataggccgataaggccatcatagaacaaagtatcccaaacatatgtacagaacccacacagatatatccacagacctctacagaacataacataatcataagacgggacagggccccgtcatacccagaacaaagtacatatccagatagcagtgacagactgtaccaaaaagtgggctctgaagaagagagcgccccaaaatagcagaagtgggatcctaaacagatggatcagcgaacctgtcatctgtacctgcgtggcatgaaaacgcaaccccccgaagaaagggggtcagtacgaaatatgtactgaatatgtaaagcggaatcacggaagtcaaatcataatgatttcagaaaatgagtacaaaatccagagtgtcaaatgcatatttccaaaacagacagaatgtgtacagaaacatatgtcatatcatatccggtccctgccacgggactcagcagacagaatgtggccaccctcccgacgctggtgccacaatacagaggaatcagaaaaaggggcgtggccccgtttcataaaatgtcatatcaaaatggccataacagatcagatcagaataggcggacatggcacatcatactccacagacccatgtacgcgtatacctgcccctcacatcgggacgcggcgaacaatgcagagaatcacgcttgacaacatatcctggcccgggctcagtgtgggaaacattgggacatccacgaatggagtagtgaggaactaatgcaatttaaaaatatcataaatgttttcaaagactcgatgaagcgtatcaaagccaaacagatccaatggagtcggacgggatcataataaatgcatttcggatatcataataaattacagaagtataactttcccgaagtcattccgggtgtcaaaataacttataagatttaatagaatatttaaatcaatgttcgttaggcgattagtagggtaatcaaaacatttctttcaaaaattgcttaaaaagaaagctttaatacattaagggcaaaaccgggaatagtgggcccgcctcgggacaaataaggcgacgggctcaaattatgccctctaagcttatggtatcaactaagaaggttctacaagcattctatgactttccaagtaatttggagcaaagttgcattatttcaagaaaagtgtaccaaagtagttcaattctattgaaggaaaaactgaaattttctcttgcggattccgagggccaagaagtctttcgaggcccggatctgaccctaacacactaagggcatgccaagggaagaattggggttgctttacatacctttcacgctccttacgcctttccaaactcacttcccgtttcgtcgaaaaactgcaattggtcaagtttaccaattgtaagctatgaataccaaagtttcaacttagtgcatatttggctaccgaaatttcggcagcacttcccctatacatatggcaccccgagaattcaactcggctagaaatcatcaacaacaacccaaacgacaacatcaatatcaacaatgaatcattaaaaacctaaatatccttcaactagtcatcttttctaacaagttgacataatcttcatttcaacccaactttcaactaatatcaataatttcacattcatcaacaatcaagatcatcaccatatagttctagaaacatttcgtatcgttttcctcaagttatacactcgatatacataatatacaactttccgtcaaagtcataacttatgcaaaacaccaaatctttggcatacaacttcataacatgtttccaacttccaaattcatcaatgatcatcacatttaacaaccaaacaacttcatttccttaatgtcggaaaatcatactaaaacgacataagtttctacattccaattcaatacaaacttatatcattctaactttatttacatatcaagcatcacaataacactttaacacactaaacaacttaattcatttctatcccaattccaacatactatacggccatatgcttatttggaaacttcaactaaatcattcaatctttcaatcccaatatgaattccaccatacttacaactagaatacaacataatttcaattcttcattagcatataatgcatgcatatacacggccatacctcaaatttccaaacccactttgcaaacttccatttttccatataatcaacacatttctacatactacaacacaatcaaaacttcataacacaatacaaaggtagaaattcttaccttttcttcaagtcttcttcacttggagatgtaatcactttggtgattctaatgctccccactcaaAACCAACTCTACCAAGTTAcaaaaggaaccttaacttagtaggaaatcaacaagaaataaatttttggagcaatatttttgctagccaaattaccaaggcaaacccgaaacctcttctttctcttcttctatttttttgttgttcttatcttctaatttcttaagtcttctatggtatatgtagttgaagtgcttggtcacatgaccaagcacatgaccaactaaaatgggcttggaccaaggcctaaagtggccggccatgcacccctttttgggcctcacttttaattcaatttttgagcccaaaaacttgtgaatcatattttgtaattcccgaaactaattttcaaaattccaaaattgcccttaaccttgtcccacactttcatgattctattatttcatgcataactcctatgttccacaaaatatcaaatttgaccttatatctcaagaatacaatataattcaagttttttttttttttttccaaacgtgtgaaaacacgtgATATAACATCTTTGGCCTAAAAGTTTAGCTAACTTATGAGGGAAGATATTTATGAAGACAATTATAAGAATATGGACAAGAAAAAGAGTTTCTAAGTTGTTGTTATCCCTTTGTTTTTTCATTATGTAGAGCTTAAAATAATGTTTCATATGACTTATCCTCAATAATCACAATAAATATGTAATTTATTTGTCCTTCAATATTGCAAGAATCAATAGCCCACGTAATTCTTTATTTAATTGAACTTTTCATGTTCATATACATTGTATGTTTGAAAAGATGTTTAGTAACTTAATAAATAAGCAATTAATATATCATTCAAGATGGGCAAGAATCAATGCTCTGATTTTCAGTCCATCTTCATTACATTTTATACATATTCCAGCTGTTAAACTAATATAGTAATAAGTTTAGGATGACATTAATTAGTTCTTATTTAATTAGTTTTTTTCTGAATAATTAATGTAATTTTATGGTCGGTGTCTTTTGAGCTTTCCATTCACACGGTTGTTATAATATACATTTAACTATCCAATGCAACTCCGCACATATTCTAGCAATGAACAGGTTGGAAAGTGGCTAAATAAAGTTTCTTTAATGTATTGATTTGCTCTTTAATTCTTTAGTTGGTGCCTTTTGATCTTTTCATTCACAGATATATAAATTGAAATGTTAtacatttaattaatcaattcaagcctttaaattCTAGCAACTAAAAGGTTGTCAAATTGGAAACGAAAGATTTTTATAATATAATTTTAATTACTACAATAAACGATTAAGGTGCTTTGGCAGATACATGCATGGAACTTGCCATTTACTAAGTAATTTACTTCCCatttaattgatttatttatcaTTTGTTGGTAGGTAAATTtactactctctccgtcccaatttatatgagggtgtttgactagacacgaaatttaagaaaaaatgaaGACTTTGGAATCTTATGGTCTAAAACATGACAAAGAAATTTTtgtggctagaaatcatttcattaagggtaaaatggaaattttaaagttaaattgttgctaaatatagaaagatgtctTTCTTTTTGGAACTGaccaaaaaggaaagagtgttaaataaattgggacggagggagtatttggtATAAAAAATAGTATAGAAGTAGTGTTTGGATTAGGAGTAAAAATGTCGTTTAACTTTTTATGGACATTTTGGTAATTCAACTTTACAACTTAAGGTATATCCACTTTTAGTATTATATGATTAgtgaaaaaaatatacttctcaATGCAACTAGAGACGAAACCATGTAATACGTGATTCGGCATACACGTATCGTGAAACTAGTACTTTTAATAAAAGTTCATACTTCACTATAAATGTGTTTTTAAGAAGTTTATGTATTATGGACGCCATAAATTTGCATGCCACAGCCTACAGTGCTAATGAATAACGATCCACTAAATTGTTTTTGTAAATAAATTTAACAACGGCAATATGTTAGGTTGAGTTTGCGAAAAAATTTGTCTGACACACAATTTGTCCACATTTTGAGAACCCTTATTATTAGGGAAATTTTAGGTTACAATTTGGCCTACTTTTTAGGCTTTAAACAGATCTTGTGGTAATTATAGAAGTAGGACAATTTTTGGACATAATAGTTCTCTGGACATGCGGAGCCACCAATAGCCTGTAAAAGGAGTCGCCATTTTCGGGTCTCTAACTTATATATAAGAGCAGTTTACCAAAAAGCATATAGTGAGGGAACTGCATGTGCTTCTTTAATTCAAAGGGTTAAAACTAAGGACTCTATTTATTCACATTGAGTCCTTCTTTGGTCCCTGTGTATCTCTAACTTCTAATTCTTGTTCACACTTTCGGTTCCCTCCATAAAGTAAAAAAACGAAATCTCTTTTTTGTTGATAATCAAAAACTCcacgaataaaaaaaaaaatacacgcACACAGttgaaaacgaaaaaaaaaaatctaagcaaTGGCTCATGCTAATGAAAAAGAGGTAGATACAagaacggaagaggagaaagccaTAGATGCATGGCTTCCCATCACATCCGATCGAAATGCAAAATGGTGGTATTCTACTTTTCATAATGTCACAGCCATGGTTGGTGCTGGTGTCCTCAGTCTCCCATATGCCATGTCTGAGATGGGATGGTATTTTGTGTTTCTCCTCTTTCCATCTCAATTCATGTGATGTGTTTTGATTGGGTCAcgaaattaaagaaagaaataattaattttatactTCAGATATAAAATAAGCCACATATATTTAGTTGATTGTAAATAAGTTCATTACGGGTAAGTTGGACATTTGAAAGTTAAActattactatatatatatatatataaaaaaaaaattgtacttgCTAAAAAGAAAGAGTTATCACATTAATTGGACAAatagagtatatatatattatttttaaggGATttgcttttctattttttttttccctaaTTACTAATTTAGTCGACAATAAAAGTTATAACTTGTGCACCACTCCCTAATTTCTAATTTAAATGTCATACTACTTTTTTTAGCATATTGGAAAAATAAtgtcacatttttatatttattaaATTTTTAATATCAATATTCACATCTATCTTTCATAAGGCTCATTTGTCGGACTCACTTGTCCGAATGATATGCCATGTTTAAAAACTATAAAATTTAAAGGGTACTTTTGGTATATTATACACTCCTTAGACTACAAGATTTAAAATATCTATTTATGTTCTTATTTAAACTTGTTTCCAAATTAAATTAAAACACATAGAATGAAATATTTTGTCTTATACTCTTAATCCATATTATGATTTTGTTTAACATGAAAAATACCCCTAAAATTAAATTAGGTATCTCTCTTTTGGATCTGACTCAAAGCATGCAGTTTGCATGTACGATTATAATATGGAGAACAgaataaagaaataaaagaaactaGTACTAGTACCCTTGGATTTGCGTGGTGGACATTGGTGGATGTATAGTTTGAGGGATCAATTTAATTGAACCCACAAACTTTTTTTAATTAAGACCATATATTTATGTGAAAATCCTAAATAattcctccgtttcaatttgtttgaacttatttcctttttagtctgtgccaaaatgaatgacctctttcctaatttgaaaacaaattcactttatgaatgatttacagctacacaaattttcaaggcttattttgaaccacaagtttcaatagtcttccctctttcttaaatgtcgtgcccagttgggttaatataaattgaaacggagggagtattaaatttaactattattattattatgttttgaaagaaatCTCAAAACCTTGATCGAATCCGTAAATGTTGCAGGGGGGCTGGGGTGATAGTAATGCTGCTGTCGTGGGCCATAACATTCTACACAATATGGCAAATGGTGGAGATGCATGAAATGGTACCAGGCAAGAGATTTGATAGATACCACGAGCTAGGTCAACATGCATTTGGTGAGAAACTTGGTCTTTGGGTAGTTGTACCCCAACAAATTGTGGTGGACGTGTGTTCTTGCATTATATACATGGTTACAGGTGGGAAGTCATTGAAGAAATTCCACGAAACAGTTTGTCCAGATTGTCAACCAATAAAACTGACCTACTTCATCATCATCTTCTCGTCAGTACACTTTGTGTTATCTCACTTACCAAATTTCAATTCGATATCATTGGTGTCGTTGGCAGCAGCAGTGATGTCGTTAACATATTCGACAGTTGCATGGGCAGCATCAGTAGGGAGAGGTATTGAAGGGAGAGAAGTGAGATATGAACTTAGGAGTGAAAAGACTGGTGACAGAATATTCATGTTCTTGAGTGCTCTTGGAGATGTGGCATTTGCATATGCTGGACATAATGTTGTGCTTGAGATTCAAGCAACTATTCCTTCAACACCTGAAAAACCTTCAAAAGGTCCTATGTGGAAAGGTGTATGGGTCGCTTATCTCATCGTTGCTATCTGTTATCTCCCTGTGGCTTTCGTTGGATATTGGGCCTTTGGTAATTCCGTCGAGGATAACATCCTTCTTTCACTCGAAAAACCTATGTGGCTTGTTGCTGCTGCTAACTTGTTTGTTGTCGTTCATGTCATTGGAAGTTACCAGGTACATACCTCCCTAACT
Protein-coding sequences here:
- the LOC132619360 gene encoding lysine histidine transporter 2-like, which codes for MAHANEKEVDTRTEEEKAIDAWLPITSDRNAKWWYSTFHNVTAMVGAGVLSLPYAMSEMGWGAGVIVMLLSWAITFYTIWQMVEMHEMVPGKRFDRYHELGQHAFGEKLGLWVVVPQQIVVDVCSCIIYMVTGGKSLKKFHETVCPDCQPIKLTYFIIIFSSVHFVLSHLPNFNSISLVSLAAAVMSLTYSTVAWAASVGRGIEGREVRYELRSEKTGDRIFMFLSALGDVAFAYAGHNVVLEIQATIPSTPEKPSKGPMWKGVWVAYLIVAICYLPVAFVGYWAFGNSVEDNILLSLEKPMWLVAAANLFVVVHVIGSYQVFAMPMFDMIETYAVKSMKLKPSTVLRFVVRTAYVAITLFVGMTIPFFGGLMGFFGGFALAPTSYYLPCICWLIIVKPKRFGFSWCMNWFCIIVGVLLTVLSPIGGMWTLIKQAKSYRFYQ